A region from the Palaeococcus ferrophilus DSM 13482 genome encodes:
- a CDS encoding polyprenyl synthetase family protein yields MGRYDDLFARVKTLAKDVDEKILELIPDVEPKTLYDAARHYPLAGGKRVRPFVVLRAAEAVGGDPEKALYPAASVEFIHNYSLVHDDIMDMDELRRGRPTVHKLWGVNMAILAGDLLFSKAFEAVAKADVPAEKKARILDVLVRTSNMLCEGQALDIEFETREEVTVEEYLKMISGKTGALFQGSAEIGAIVGTEDEEYIGALSKWGMNVGIAFQIWDDVLDLIADEEKLGKPVGSDIRKGKKTLIVSHFFDNASEEDKAEFMKVFGKYAGDAKGDALIHDERVKEEVRKAIELLKKYGSIDYAANYAKNLIREANEALKVLPESEARRDLELLAEFLVEREF; encoded by the coding sequence ATGGGACGGTACGATGACCTGTTTGCAAGAGTTAAAACCTTGGCAAAGGACGTTGATGAGAAAATCCTCGAGCTCATCCCCGATGTGGAGCCAAAAACCCTCTACGACGCGGCGAGGCACTATCCCCTCGCTGGAGGAAAGCGCGTTAGGCCCTTCGTTGTCCTCCGCGCGGCCGAGGCGGTTGGCGGCGACCCGGAAAAGGCCCTCTATCCAGCCGCTTCCGTCGAGTTCATCCACAACTACTCCCTCGTCCACGACGACATCATGGACATGGACGAGCTCAGGAGGGGCAGGCCGACCGTCCACAAGCTCTGGGGCGTCAACATGGCGATCCTTGCCGGAGACCTTCTCTTCAGCAAGGCCTTCGAGGCGGTAGCTAAGGCCGATGTTCCGGCCGAGAAGAAGGCCAGAATCCTCGACGTCCTCGTCAGGACTTCAAACATGCTCTGCGAGGGCCAGGCCCTCGACATAGAGTTTGAGACGAGGGAAGAGGTCACCGTCGAGGAGTACCTCAAAATGATAAGCGGCAAAACCGGCGCGCTCTTCCAGGGTTCGGCCGAGATCGGGGCTATTGTAGGAACGGAGGACGAGGAGTACATTGGGGCCCTCTCCAAGTGGGGCATGAACGTCGGAATCGCCTTCCAGATATGGGACGACGTCCTTGACCTGATTGCCGACGAGGAAAAGCTCGGAAAGCCTGTCGGGAGCGACATAAGGAAGGGTAAGAAGACGCTCATAGTAAGCCACTTCTTCGACAACGCGAGCGAAGAAGATAAGGCCGAGTTCATGAAGGTCTTCGGCAAGTACGCAGGAGATGCAAAGGGCGATGCGCTGATACACGATGAGAGGGTCAAGGAAGAAGTTAGAAAAGCCATTGAGCTCCTTAAGAAGTACGGCAGCATAGACTACGCGGCAAACTACGCCAAGAACCTCATCAGGGAAGCTAACGAGGCCCTCAAGGTGCTCCCGGAGAGCGAAGCTAGGAGAGACCTTGAGCTTCTCGCAGAGTTCCTCGTTGAGAGGGAGTTCTGA
- a CDS encoding RNase J family beta-CASP ribonuclease translates to MIRIYTVSGYEEVGKNMTAVEYNGEVVIIDMGLRLDRVLIHEDVNFQQMSSKDLRKLGAIPNDKMLRDKKVVAITLTHGHLDHIGAVGKLAPHYPNTPIYGTPYTVKLTKNEVKSEKYFEVKNPMYETEFGEIVQVSENLAIEFVRITHSIPQASMVVVHTPEGAVVHTGDFKFDNNNPLGEKPDYKRLKELGKESVKILLPESTRVSEPTKTPSEAVAKMLLEDFFLYEGLEEKGLIATTFASHIPRLQELIDIANAMGRQAVLIGRSLSKYTGIAKQLGLIRMKGARAVRSPNAVKKVLKEVSQARENYLLIVTGHQGEPGAVLTRMANGELYDLGSNDTVVFSAGTIPNPLNIAQRYALETKLKMKGVRMIKDLHVSGHASREDHRYLIRMLNPENIVPAHGEFRMLTHYAELAEEEGYLIGRDVFVSRNGYVVDIK, encoded by the coding sequence ATGATAAGAATCTACACCGTCAGCGGTTACGAAGAAGTGGGCAAGAACATGACCGCCGTCGAATACAACGGGGAGGTCGTTATAATAGATATGGGGCTTCGCCTCGACCGTGTTCTTATCCACGAGGACGTCAACTTCCAGCAGATGTCCTCAAAGGACCTTCGGAAGCTCGGGGCCATTCCAAACGACAAGATGCTCCGTGATAAGAAGGTCGTGGCCATAACCCTCACCCACGGCCACCTCGACCACATCGGCGCCGTTGGTAAACTCGCCCCCCACTATCCAAACACCCCAATATACGGGACGCCCTATACGGTAAAGCTCACCAAAAACGAGGTCAAGAGCGAGAAGTACTTTGAGGTTAAGAACCCGATGTACGAGACCGAGTTCGGTGAGATAGTCCAGGTGAGCGAGAACCTGGCAATAGAGTTCGTGAGGATAACCCATTCCATACCGCAGGCTTCAATGGTCGTCGTTCACACTCCCGAGGGAGCCGTTGTCCACACCGGCGACTTCAAGTTCGATAACAACAACCCGCTCGGCGAGAAGCCCGACTACAAACGCCTAAAAGAACTTGGAAAAGAGAGTGTTAAAATCCTTCTACCCGAGTCCACGCGCGTTTCAGAGCCGACAAAAACTCCCAGCGAGGCCGTTGCCAAGATGCTCCTTGAAGATTTCTTCCTCTACGAGGGGCTCGAGGAGAAGGGCTTAATAGCGACAACCTTTGCCTCGCACATACCCCGCCTTCAGGAACTCATTGACATAGCCAACGCGATGGGCAGGCAGGCCGTTCTTATTGGCCGCTCCCTTTCAAAGTACACGGGCATAGCAAAACAGCTCGGCCTCATAAGGATGAAAGGAGCCCGCGCCGTCAGGAGCCCCAACGCCGTTAAAAAAGTCCTCAAAGAAGTCTCACAGGCGAGGGAGAACTACCTGCTCATAGTCACCGGCCACCAGGGCGAACCTGGGGCAGTTCTAACCAGAATGGCGAACGGGGAGCTCTATGACCTCGGAAGCAACGACACCGTAGTCTTCTCCGCCGGGACGATACCCAATCCCCTCAACATAGCCCAGCGCTATGCACTCGAGACCAAGCTCAAAATGAAGGGCGTGAGAATGATTAAAGACCTCCACGTTTCCGGCCACGCGAGCAGGGAAGACCACCGCTATCTCATAAGGATGCTCAACCCGGAGAACATCGTTCCGGCACACGGCGAGTTCAGGATGCTGACCCACTACGCCGAGCTCGCCGAGGAGGAGGGCTATCTCATAGGAAGGGACGTCTTCGTGTCGAGGAACGGCTACGTGGTGGATATCAAGTGA
- the fni gene encoding type 2 isopentenyl-diphosphate Delta-isomerase translates to MGEFDKEELTVIRKFEHIEHCLKRNVQAHISNGFEDVHFVHMSLPEIDKDEIDLSVEFLGRKFDYPIFIAGMTGGTKGSQLAGKINKTLAQAAQELNIPMGVGSQRAMIRKPETWESYYVRDVAPDVFLVGNLGAPQFAETMPSRYGIEEALKAVETVQADALAIHLNPLQESVQPEGDTQYRGVLNALAELKAEFPYPIIAKETGAGVSMEVAVRLESIGIDAIDVGGLGGTSWSGVEYYRAKDELGKDLALRFWDWGIKTAISVAEVRYATELPIIATGGMRDGIAMAKALAMGATFAGVALPLLRPAVKGDVDGVIKILRRYIEEIRNAMFLVGAKNVGELRKVPLVVTGFTREWLEGRIDLWDYLRSRSF, encoded by the coding sequence ATGGGGGAGTTTGATAAGGAGGAACTTACGGTCATCAGGAAGTTCGAGCACATAGAGCACTGCCTAAAGCGGAACGTGCAGGCTCACATCAGCAACGGTTTTGAGGATGTTCACTTCGTCCATATGAGCCTTCCGGAGATAGACAAGGACGAGATAGATTTGAGCGTCGAGTTTCTGGGGAGGAAGTTTGACTACCCGATTTTCATTGCCGGCATGACGGGTGGAACGAAGGGTTCCCAGCTCGCGGGGAAGATAAACAAGACTCTCGCTCAGGCAGCTCAGGAGCTCAACATCCCCATGGGCGTTGGGAGCCAACGGGCAATGATAAGGAAGCCCGAGACCTGGGAGAGCTACTACGTCAGGGACGTCGCTCCGGATGTTTTCCTCGTCGGTAACCTCGGTGCACCCCAGTTTGCCGAGACCATGCCTAGCCGCTACGGCATAGAGGAGGCCCTGAAGGCTGTCGAGACCGTCCAGGCCGACGCTTTGGCCATACACCTCAACCCGCTCCAGGAGAGCGTCCAGCCGGAGGGGGACACTCAGTACAGGGGCGTCCTAAATGCACTCGCCGAGCTCAAGGCCGAGTTCCCCTACCCGATAATAGCGAAGGAGACCGGAGCGGGAGTTTCCATGGAGGTCGCGGTGAGGCTTGAGAGCATAGGAATTGACGCTATTGACGTGGGTGGCCTCGGCGGAACAAGCTGGAGTGGAGTTGAATACTACCGCGCCAAGGATGAGCTCGGGAAGGACTTAGCGCTCCGCTTCTGGGACTGGGGCATAAAAACAGCTATCAGCGTTGCCGAAGTTAGGTACGCCACAGAACTCCCGATAATAGCGACCGGTGGGATGAGGGACGGCATAGCGATGGCAAAGGCCCTAGCTATGGGAGCCACCTTCGCGGGTGTTGCGCTGCCTCTCCTCAGGCCCGCGGTCAAGGGCGACGTTGATGGGGTTATAAAAATCCTCAGGCGCTACATTGAGGAGATTCGCAACGCCATGTTCCTCGTCGGGGCTAAAAACGTCGGGGAGCTTAGAAAAGTGCCGCTCGTGGTAACTGGTTTCACAAGGGAGTGGCTTGAGGGGAGGATTGACCTCTGGGATTACCTCAGGAGCAGGAGTTTCTGA
- a CDS encoding isopentenyl phosphate kinase, translating to MIIVKIGGSVFSDKGGEPENLDEKTVRQIARQVGEAYLRGEDFLIVHGGGSFGHPQARRYRIRDGLAECPEVKRIGFSETHRAMLRANDRIVKIFLDEGLPAFSVSTSSIFITRNGEVVHGDVEVIRKLIERRFIPVLFGDVSVDLAKGIDILSGDQIITYLARTLKPEKVIFLMDVDGIYDRNPREPGSRLLDELTGEEIEHLLESSEAAGVDVTGGIGNKLREALKIARYSEVWFVNGKVPERLLGAIKGGAIGTKIVWDPSR from the coding sequence ATGATAATCGTCAAAATCGGTGGGAGCGTCTTCAGCGACAAGGGGGGAGAGCCCGAAAACCTCGACGAGAAGACCGTTAGACAAATAGCCCGCCAGGTCGGGGAGGCTTATTTGAGAGGGGAGGACTTCTTAATAGTCCATGGCGGTGGGAGCTTTGGCCATCCCCAGGCCAGAAGGTACCGCATAAGGGATGGACTCGCCGAGTGTCCGGAAGTGAAGAGGATAGGCTTCTCCGAGACGCACAGGGCCATGCTGAGGGCCAACGACAGAATCGTCAAGATTTTCCTCGATGAGGGCCTGCCGGCTTTTTCCGTTTCCACATCCTCCATATTCATAACCCGAAACGGTGAAGTTGTCCACGGCGACGTTGAGGTAATAAGAAAGCTCATTGAGCGCCGTTTCATCCCCGTACTGTTTGGTGATGTTTCCGTTGACCTCGCGAAGGGCATTGACATACTCTCCGGTGACCAGATAATAACATACCTTGCAAGGACTCTCAAGCCAGAAAAAGTGATATTCCTCATGGACGTTGACGGAATCTACGACAGGAACCCGCGGGAGCCCGGTTCAAGGCTCCTCGATGAGCTCACGGGGGAAGAGATAGAGCACCTTCTTGAGAGCTCCGAGGCGGCCGGCGTTGACGTCACGGGGGGCATAGGCAACAAGTTAAGGGAGGCCCTTAAAATCGCCCGCTACTCAGAGGTCTGGTTCGTTAACGGGAAAGTTCCCGAAAGGTTGCTCGGGGCCATAAAAGGAGGGGCTATTGGAACGAAGATAGTTTGGGACCCTAGCAGGTGA